In a genomic window of beta proteobacterium MWH-UniP1:
- the frdA gene encoding fumarate reductase (quinol) flavoprotein subunit produces MTPETLQCDVAIVGAGGAGLRAAIAIAQHNPKLSVALISKVYPMRSHTVAAEGGSAAVTQAHDSLEAHFHDTVAGGDWLCEQDVVDYFVAHAYEEMVRMEHWGCPWSRRPDGHVNVRAFGGMKIERTWFAADKTGFHMLHTLFQTSLQFPSIRRLDEHFCVDLLVEDGQAQGVVTVDIASGQLHVVQAKAVIMATGGAGRVFRENTNGGIVTGDGMAMAYRHGVPLRDMEFVQYHPTCMPGTGLLFTEACRGEGGFLLNKDGYRYLQDYGLGPAEPTPRNKAMELGPRDRLSQAYWHEKQKGRTIDGPHGPVVHLDLRHLGEAKLRERLPQIYELALDYLGVDPAREPIPVLPAVHYTMGGITADGLTQSPMPGLYSAGECSSVGIHGANRLGSNSLAELLVFGKVAGIQAADFAQSRPHLSYDRIASLAQQSCDAALNVVRNTHGKERLSHLRKEMAKTMEDGCGIYRTESSIQATCDKLAELKERLGNLHLDDHSRMWNTEWFLAIELGYSLDVAQAMAHSALLRRESRGSHQRLDSGMTERNDTQFLKHSLAYYSGPANAPRIDYSPVTITRSPPGTRAYGAAGEQADRLAKEATTHVG; encoded by the coding sequence ATGACTCCTGAAACACTCCAATGCGATGTGGCCATTGTTGGTGCAGGTGGCGCAGGTCTTCGCGCTGCCATTGCGATTGCCCAACACAATCCCAAGCTCTCGGTTGCGCTGATCTCAAAGGTCTACCCCATGCGCAGCCACACCGTTGCGGCCGAAGGTGGCTCGGCAGCCGTAACCCAGGCGCATGACAGCCTAGAGGCCCACTTCCACGACACAGTCGCAGGCGGTGACTGGCTCTGCGAACAAGATGTTGTGGATTATTTTGTGGCCCATGCCTATGAAGAGATGGTACGGATGGAACACTGGGGCTGCCCGTGGAGCCGGCGGCCCGATGGCCATGTCAATGTCCGCGCCTTTGGTGGCATGAAAATTGAACGCACCTGGTTTGCTGCAGACAAGACCGGCTTTCACATGCTGCACACGCTGTTTCAGACATCGTTACAGTTTCCGTCTATTCGCCGGCTTGATGAACACTTCTGTGTGGACTTGCTGGTGGAAGATGGTCAGGCCCAGGGGGTTGTTACCGTTGATATTGCAAGCGGTCAGCTTCATGTCGTGCAGGCCAAGGCCGTCATCATGGCCACAGGTGGTGCAGGCCGCGTCTTTCGTGAAAACACCAACGGCGGCATCGTGACCGGTGACGGCATGGCCATGGCCTATCGGCATGGCGTACCGCTGCGCGATATGGAGTTTGTGCAATACCACCCCACCTGCATGCCGGGCACCGGGCTTCTCTTTACCGAGGCCTGCCGTGGCGAGGGCGGCTTCTTGTTAAACAAAGACGGCTATCGCTATCTACAAGACTACGGACTCGGCCCAGCCGAACCCACCCCCCGTAATAAAGCCATGGAGCTTGGTCCCCGTGACCGACTCAGCCAAGCGTATTGGCACGAAAAACAAAAGGGCCGAACCATTGATGGCCCCCACGGCCCGGTTGTGCACCTGGACCTACGTCATCTCGGCGAGGCCAAACTGCGCGAGCGTTTGCCCCAAATTTATGAGCTCGCGCTGGACTATCTCGGTGTAGACCCAGCCCGCGAACCCATTCCAGTGCTGCCTGCAGTCCACTACACCATGGGCGGCATCACGGCAGACGGTCTCACCCAATCCCCAATGCCGGGGCTATATTCCGCGGGTGAGTGCTCAAGCGTGGGCATTCATGGGGCCAATCGACTTGGTTCTAATTCACTGGCCGAATTATTGGTCTTTGGCAAAGTCGCGGGAATTCAGGCGGCAGACTTCGCACAGTCACGGCCCCACTTGTCTTACGACCGTATTGCATCGCTGGCCCAGCAAAGCTGCGATGCGGCACTCAATGTTGTGCGCAACACTCATGGCAAAGAGCGTCTGTCGCATCTTCGCAAAGAAATGGCCAAGACCATGGAAGACGGCTGCGGCATTTATCGAACCGAGTCTTCCATTCAGGCCACCTGCGACAAGCTTGCCGAACTCAAAGAGCGGCTGGGTAACCTGCATCTAGACGACCACTCACGCATGTGGAATACCGAGTGGTTCCTGGCCATTGAGCTGGGCTATTCGTTAGATGTTGCCCAGGCCATGGCCCACAGCGCCCTGCTGCGCCGCGAATCACGTGGCTCTCATCAGCGCTTGGATAGCGGCATGACCGAACGCAATGACACACAGTTTTTAAAGCATAGCCTGGCTTATTACAGCGGCCCCGCCAATGCCCCCCGAATTGATTACAGCCCGGTGACCATTACCCGCTCACCGCCTGGCACCCGCGCCTATGGTGCTGCTGGCGAGCAGGCAGATCGTCTCGCCAAAGAGGCCACAACCCATGTCGGATAA
- a CDS encoding Maf family protein yields MTQHQITPNLFLASQSPRRKALLQNMGITPLVIPADQQIDAEAIETPQPNEDPIAYVVRVANLKRDLAQQRLQACPPSELPTPQPEDLVLAADTTVALDQHILGKPSNKVQAQTMLKALSGNTHQVHTAVSICRMDGAAKDTAVVSSDVTFAPLTNDWIDHYIATGEPMDKAGSYGIQGLAGSMIPKISGSYTGIMGLPLYETLNMLRRFGLR; encoded by the coding sequence ATGACCCAACACCAGATCACACCCAATCTCTTTCTAGCTTCACAGAGTCCACGCCGCAAAGCACTATTGCAAAACATGGGGATCACGCCACTGGTGATCCCCGCTGACCAACAGATCGATGCTGAAGCGATCGAAACACCACAACCTAACGAAGACCCCATCGCCTATGTGGTGCGTGTGGCCAATTTAAAACGCGACCTAGCGCAGCAACGGCTACAGGCCTGCCCGCCATCAGAGCTGCCCACACCACAACCCGAAGATCTCGTGCTTGCGGCCGACACCACAGTGGCGCTTGACCAACACATTCTTGGCAAACCCAGCAACAAAGTGCAGGCCCAAACAATGCTTAAAGCACTGTCGGGAAACACCCATCAGGTGCATACCGCTGTGAGTATTTGCCGCATGGATGGCGCCGCCAAAGACACCGCGGTCGTGTCGTCCGATGTCACCTTTGCACCGCTGACCAACGACTGGATTGACCATTACATTGCCACGGGCGAACCAATGGATAAAGCGGGCAGCTACGGTATTCAGGGGCTTGCGGGCAGCATGATTCCGAAAATCTCTGGCAGCTACACCGGCATCATGGGCCTTCCGCTTTATGAAACGCTCAACATGCTGCGGCGATTTGGCCTCCGTTAG
- a CDS encoding glyoxylate/hydroxypyruvate reductase A encodes MHVLLRIRDTEDEIRRWQGALSLALPEVHWHLESEVPPELIGQIRVAVVANPPAGSLRGYPKLEFVQSLWAGVDSLLADASVPEHLMIARMVDPAMAQAMAETALWATLSLHRGYFDYQRQQQARIWQDLPQRLASDICVTVLGMGAMGLASAKRIASLGYSVCAWHTGAGHRDAVNALGIDVVAGSDALRSVLARSDIVINLLPLTPQTRGLLNRDFFLTMPKGSSVVNLGRGGHLIEADLLSVLDAGHLRHAVLDVFKTEPLPADSVFWAHPKVTLLPHVAAITDPDSASRIVAKQIRAWVAGGPVEHLVQRSRGY; translated from the coding sequence ATGCATGTTTTGCTTCGAATCCGTGATACCGAAGACGAAATCCGTCGTTGGCAAGGTGCCTTGTCGCTGGCCTTACCGGAAGTCCATTGGCATTTGGAGTCAGAGGTTCCGCCAGAACTTATTGGTCAGATTCGGGTCGCCGTAGTGGCCAATCCGCCTGCGGGTTCCCTGCGCGGCTATCCCAAACTCGAGTTTGTGCAGTCCTTGTGGGCCGGGGTGGATAGTCTGCTGGCCGATGCCTCGGTACCAGAGCATTTGATGATTGCCCGTATGGTGGACCCAGCCATGGCCCAAGCGATGGCTGAAACGGCCTTGTGGGCGACATTGTCGTTACATCGCGGTTATTTTGATTATCAACGTCAACAGCAGGCCAGAATTTGGCAGGACCTTCCGCAGCGTCTTGCAAGTGATATTTGTGTGACCGTCTTGGGCATGGGGGCGATGGGCTTGGCCTCGGCGAAGCGGATTGCATCGCTGGGCTATTCGGTGTGTGCCTGGCACACAGGAGCGGGCCATCGCGATGCAGTCAATGCGCTGGGAATTGACGTGGTGGCCGGGTCAGATGCGCTACGTTCGGTCTTGGCCAGATCCGATATCGTGATTAATCTGCTGCCGCTCACCCCACAGACTCGGGGGCTATTGAACCGGGACTTTTTTCTGACCATGCCCAAGGGATCATCGGTTGTGAACCTGGGCCGTGGCGGCCACTTGATCGAGGCAGATTTATTGTCGGTGCTAGATGCGGGCCATTTGCGCCACGCTGTGCTGGATGTCTTTAAGACAGAACCATTGCCTGCAGACAGTGTATTTTGGGCGCATCCAAAGGTCACGCTCTTGCCACATGTCGCTGCCATTACCGACCCGGATAGTGCAAGCCGAATTGTGGCAAAGCAGATTCGGGCTTGGGTGGCGGGTGGGCCGGTTGAGCATTTGGTGCAACGTAGCCGGGGTTACTAG
- a CDS encoding 2OG-Fe dioxygenase family protein: MSPQFTPAHQLEATLNAQGYAVLSPQDLCALSRVACDDLSKLGDSWGDLPADQYLKDGGRYRYRRHASMELRASEVRLVPHRAHWQPLSYNALHGGMQRWFEPVSAEILSASAWQKMLLWLAGVASKIDGSQTWYTEAHQFRIDTTDGIGRPTPEGAHRDGVDWVAVFLVQRHNIKGGETRVFQANSSEGQRFTLTAPWSLLLLNDRRVIHETTPIQPVGDYGWRDTLVVTLRTNGFLDETR, from the coding sequence TTGAGTCCACAATTTACGCCAGCCCATCAGCTTGAAGCGACGCTAAACGCGCAGGGCTATGCGGTGCTCTCGCCGCAAGATTTGTGTGCGCTGTCGCGCGTTGCCTGTGATGACCTTTCAAAGCTGGGGGATTCTTGGGGCGACCTTCCGGCGGACCAATACCTAAAAGACGGTGGGCGATACCGGTACCGCAGGCATGCCAGCATGGAATTGCGAGCTTCCGAGGTGCGTCTTGTGCCGCACCGGGCCCATTGGCAGCCGCTGTCGTACAACGCGCTGCATGGTGGTATGCAGCGTTGGTTTGAGCCCGTCAGCGCTGAGATTTTGTCCGCCTCTGCCTGGCAGAAGATGCTGCTCTGGTTAGCGGGTGTTGCCTCGAAAATCGACGGCTCGCAGACCTGGTACACCGAGGCCCACCAGTTCCGTATTGACACGACAGACGGTATTGGCCGGCCAACTCCCGAGGGCGCCCATCGTGATGGTGTTGATTGGGTCGCGGTTTTTTTGGTGCAACGACATAACATCAAGGGCGGTGAGACCCGAGTGTTTCAGGCCAACAGCTCAGAGGGTCAGCGATTCACGCTGACTGCACCATGGAGTCTTTTGCTGCTCAATGATCGGCGTGTGATTCACGAGACCACGCCGATTCAGCCCGTTGGTGATTACGGTTGGCGTGACACGCTGGTGGTGACGCTGCGTACCAATGGGTTTCTTGACGAAACCCGTTAA
- a CDS encoding GNAT family N-acetyltransferase — protein sequence MSSRSYGPVRKLAGSDAVESFDCGQVALNQFLQRFALVNQKSNSAQTYVCCYGGAVVGFYSLAVGSIDPATAAPRVIKGIPQHPVPVMILARLAVDVQHQGAGLGKALLKDALLRTTQAADIAGIRALLVHAKDETARQWYLNWEFEPSPSDSFHLFLLMKDIKAMVSGS from the coding sequence TTGAGTTCACGTTCCTACGGGCCAGTTCGTAAACTGGCCGGCTCGGATGCCGTCGAGTCCTTTGATTGCGGCCAAGTTGCACTCAACCAGTTTTTGCAGCGCTTTGCGCTTGTCAATCAAAAATCCAACAGTGCGCAAACCTATGTGTGTTGCTATGGTGGGGCGGTGGTTGGGTTTTACAGCCTTGCCGTTGGCAGTATCGACCCTGCAACTGCCGCGCCTCGAGTGATCAAAGGTATTCCTCAGCACCCCGTGCCTGTCATGATTTTGGCAAGATTGGCTGTGGATGTTCAGCATCAGGGGGCAGGCTTGGGCAAAGCTTTGCTCAAAGATGCGTTGCTGCGCACCACTCAGGCGGCAGACATTGCAGGCATCCGGGCGCTACTGGTGCACGCGAAGGATGAAACCGCCCGGCAGTGGTACCTCAACTGGGAATTTGAGCCCAGTCCGTCCGATTCGTTTCATCTGTTTCTGCTGATGAAGGACATTAAAGCCATGGTCTCTGGCTCATGA
- a CDS encoding TMEM165/GDT1 family protein codes for MESLFVSTGVVALAEIGDKTQLLAFILAARFKKPLPIILGILLATIVNHGLAGALGAWITATVSPEILRWVLGLSFIGMAIWTLIPDEIEEDETKIAKKFGVFGATLVTFFLAEMGDKTQIATVAMAAHYADAIMVVIGTTLGMLIADVPAVFVGDKLANKIPMKLVHSIAAAIFALLGVATLLGAGSSLGF; via the coding sequence ATGGAATCCCTCTTCGTCTCTACCGGCGTTGTCGCCCTGGCCGAAATCGGCGACAAAACCCAGCTATTGGCCTTCATCTTGGCAGCCCGGTTCAAAAAACCACTTCCGATCATCTTGGGCATTCTGCTGGCCACAATTGTTAACCACGGCTTGGCTGGCGCACTGGGCGCGTGGATCACTGCGACTGTGAGCCCAGAGATTCTGCGCTGGGTGTTGGGCCTGTCATTTATTGGTATGGCCATCTGGACACTCATTCCCGATGAGATCGAAGAAGACGAGACCAAGATCGCAAAAAAATTTGGTGTCTTTGGCGCCACGTTGGTGACATTTTTTCTTGCGGAAATGGGCGACAAAACCCAGATCGCCACGGTGGCCATGGCGGCCCACTATGCCGATGCCATCATGGTGGTGATTGGCACCACCCTGGGCATGTTGATTGCCGATGTGCCTGCGGTATTTGTGGGCGATAAGCTGGCCAACAAAATTCCCATGAAACTTGTTCACTCGATTGCCGCTGCAATCTTTGCACTACTAGGGGTGGCCACACTGCTTGGGGCGGGATCAAGTCTCGGGTTCTAG
- a CDS encoding cation-translocating P-type ATPase, with translation MNPNQLRAGLTQAEALARLQSDGPNQLPSHGGRGLMDIVKEVLREPMFQLLLAAGLIYLVLGDVGEALMLVCFVQISIWITVIQQRRAENALAALREMASPKALVIRDGQQQLIDSRALVRGDLLVLVEGDRIAADARLITAHNLSVDESLLTGESVAVSKHANGSEQEQHVASGTMVVTGHGLAQVVATGSATEMGKIGRSLVELQSEPTRLHAQTKRLVRIFGSIGVSLSLIAVLIIGWSQGEWLQGLLSGITLAMSVLPEEFAVVLTVFMAMGAWRISQHRVLTRRSATIETLGAATVLCTDKTGTLTENRMAVAALWTQDGYWEEHANDAAGSVKALIEVAALASKPEAVDPMERAILGLAREQFGVPEHRGAGWTFEHEYPLSSSLLAVSHVWRTASGDWQVATKGAPEAVLDLCHLDSVLTEEIRGAVNKLAGQGMRVLAVATARSVSKPTAIDQHGLNLEFLGLLALADPLRPEVPTAVAQCHQAGIRVVMITGDYPSTALAIARQAGITKAHQTTDVLLTGEELGALSDEQLQQRVATVKVYARIRPEQKLRIVQALKACGETVAMTGDGVNDAPALKAAHIGIAMGGRGTDVARESASLVLLQDDFASIVRAIAQGRRIYANLKKALVYIVAIHIPIAGLAVLPLAFGAPMLFFPAHIAFLELIIDPTSCFVFESEEADQDLMRQPPRPPDETLFSGVSLLSSLFAGVGLMLSLGVLYVVLHRLSVPPDALRATSFLALVIGGIVITLSSLAGASWSGLMQALSNKAFWFLSTITLVMLALVFAVDVIRELFQFAPISLQMLGWALACNLAATVFILLTKLFSRFYRF, from the coding sequence ATGAACCCAAATCAACTCAGAGCGGGCCTAACACAGGCCGAGGCCTTGGCCCGGCTACAGTCCGACGGCCCGAACCAGTTGCCCTCGCATGGTGGCCGTGGGTTGATGGATATTGTCAAAGAAGTCTTACGTGAACCCATGTTCCAGCTGCTTCTTGCAGCGGGCCTGATTTACTTGGTGCTGGGGGATGTTGGTGAGGCGTTAATGCTGGTCTGTTTTGTTCAGATTTCAATCTGGATTACGGTGATTCAGCAGCGCCGGGCAGAAAATGCCTTGGCCGCATTGCGCGAGATGGCAAGCCCTAAAGCGCTTGTTATTCGCGACGGCCAACAGCAGCTGATTGATAGCCGAGCGCTGGTCCGGGGCGATCTCTTGGTTCTGGTCGAGGGTGACCGAATTGCAGCAGACGCGCGCTTAATCACCGCCCACAATCTCTCGGTGGATGAATCGCTGCTCACAGGGGAGTCAGTTGCCGTTAGCAAGCATGCAAATGGCAGCGAGCAAGAGCAGCACGTGGCAAGCGGCACCATGGTGGTCACAGGGCACGGCTTGGCCCAAGTGGTGGCGACTGGGTCTGCAACCGAGATGGGCAAGATTGGCCGCTCGCTCGTTGAGCTTCAAAGCGAGCCGACACGGCTTCATGCGCAGACCAAGCGGCTGGTCCGTATTTTTGGTTCGATTGGTGTTTCTTTAAGCCTGATCGCCGTTCTGATTATTGGGTGGTCGCAGGGCGAATGGCTGCAGGGGCTTTTGTCGGGCATCACATTAGCCATGTCTGTTTTGCCAGAAGAGTTTGCGGTGGTGCTGACGGTTTTCATGGCAATGGGCGCATGGCGCATTTCACAGCATCGAGTGCTGACCCGCCGTAGTGCAACCATTGAAACGCTGGGTGCTGCAACAGTGTTATGCACCGATAAAACTGGAACCCTTACCGAAAACCGGATGGCGGTGGCCGCCCTGTGGACCCAAGATGGTTACTGGGAAGAACATGCCAACGATGCTGCTGGATCGGTCAAGGCCTTAATTGAGGTAGCTGCCCTAGCCAGCAAGCCCGAGGCCGTCGATCCAATGGAGCGTGCCATTCTTGGGTTGGCCCGCGAACAGTTTGGTGTGCCGGAACACCGCGGCGCTGGATGGACATTCGAGCACGAGTATCCGCTGTCATCATCGCTGCTGGCAGTCTCGCATGTCTGGCGGACTGCGAGCGGTGATTGGCAAGTCGCCACCAAAGGCGCGCCAGAGGCTGTGCTTGATCTATGCCACCTGGACTCCGTTCTGACCGAAGAAATTCGTGGTGCTGTCAATAAACTGGCGGGCCAGGGCATGCGGGTGTTGGCCGTGGCCACGGCTCGCTCTGTCAGCAAACCGACCGCTATTGATCAGCACGGATTGAATTTGGAATTTCTGGGGCTGCTTGCCTTGGCAGATCCCTTGCGCCCAGAAGTGCCGACAGCGGTGGCCCAGTGCCACCAGGCTGGTATTCGCGTGGTGATGATCACCGGCGACTATCCCAGCACTGCATTGGCCATTGCCCGGCAGGCAGGTATCACGAAAGCCCACCAAACAACCGATGTGTTACTGACCGGAGAAGAACTCGGCGCTCTGAGCGATGAGCAATTGCAGCAGCGGGTGGCCACCGTGAAAGTCTATGCCCGAATTCGGCCTGAGCAAAAACTTCGTATTGTTCAGGCGCTTAAAGCCTGTGGTGAGACTGTCGCGATGACGGGAGACGGCGTGAACGATGCCCCGGCGCTAAAGGCGGCCCACATTGGAATTGCCATGGGAGGGCGGGGCACCGACGTGGCTCGTGAGTCGGCATCGTTGGTTTTGCTGCAAGACGATTTTGCATCGATTGTGCGGGCAATTGCGCAGGGCCGGCGGATCTACGCCAACTTAAAAAAAGCCTTGGTGTATATCGTCGCCATTCATATTCCCATTGCGGGGCTTGCAGTGTTGCCCTTGGCCTTTGGGGCGCCGATGCTGTTTTTCCCGGCCCATATTGCGTTTTTAGAGCTGATTATTGATCCGACCAGTTGTTTTGTTTTCGAGTCGGAAGAGGCCGATCAAGATCTGATGCGTCAGCCCCCGCGGCCGCCTGACGAGACACTGTTTTCTGGTGTGTCGTTGTTGAGCAGTCTGTTTGCGGGGGTTGGTCTGATGTTGTCCTTGGGGGTCTTGTATGTTGTCTTGCACCGGCTATCGGTTCCGCCGGATGCGTTACGAGCGACCTCTTTCCTGGCGCTGGTGATAGGGGGAATTGTGATTACCCTAAGTAGCTTGGCGGGCGCGAGTTGGTCGGGGTTAATGCAGGCGCTGAGCAACAAGGCCTTTTGGTTTTTATCAACAATTACCTTGGTGATGCTGGCGTTAGTGTTTGCGGTGGATGTGATTCGTGAGCTGTTTCAGTTTGCGCCAATTTCTTTGCAGATGTTAGGCTGGGCGCTTGCCTGCAACCTGGCGGCAACAGTTTTTATTCTGCTCACGAAACTTTTTTCGCGTTTCTATCGCTTTTAA
- the frdD gene encoding fumarate reductase subunit FrdD, producing the protein MKRSHAPIFWLLFGAGGMVAALVGVAMVWIGSFDAAFGLLLSPALLSYDNILTFAQHPVGMLFFFVTTSLFAWHAMHRIFHSLHDVGIPAGTAAKLICYGGALAITVTAGAALLSLVK; encoded by the coding sequence ATGAAACGCTCCCACGCCCCAATCTTTTGGTTATTGTTTGGTGCCGGCGGCATGGTGGCCGCACTGGTTGGCGTGGCCATGGTCTGGATTGGCAGCTTCGATGCCGCCTTTGGCCTGCTGTTAAGCCCCGCTTTACTCAGCTATGACAATATCCTGACCTTTGCCCAACACCCGGTGGGCATGCTGTTTTTCTTCGTGACCACCAGTCTTTTCGCCTGGCACGCCATGCACCGCATCTTTCACAGCCTGCACGATGTGGGTATTCCTGCTGGCACTGCAGCAAAACTCATCTGCTACGGCGGCGCACTGGCCATCACAGTCACTGCGGGCGCTGCACTCTTATCTTTAGTCAAATGA
- a CDS encoding fumarate reductase subunit C, which produces MSQQTTPRRAPYIRPMGGWWKRNPFFMAYMLRELTSVAVLAYAIVLAVGLVRLSQGPAQWQAFMDAVTSPLGVVFHCIILISMLVHTKSWFEIMPKTMPPVVISGKPIPGKTITRLGWLAAAVVFVIMMMLAKTLTT; this is translated from the coding sequence ATGAGCCAGCAGACAACACCCCGCCGCGCTCCTTACATTCGTCCCATGGGCGGCTGGTGGAAACGCAATCCATTTTTCATGGCCTATATGCTGCGTGAGCTCACCTCAGTCGCGGTGCTAGCCTATGCGATTGTGTTGGCCGTTGGCCTGGTGCGTCTGTCCCAGGGCCCGGCCCAGTGGCAGGCCTTTATGGACGCAGTCACCTCGCCGTTGGGCGTGGTGTTTCATTGCATCATCTTGATCTCCATGCTGGTTCACACCAAGAGCTGGTTCGAGATCATGCCCAAGACCATGCCCCCCGTAGTGATCAGTGGAAAACCAATTCCAGGCAAGACCATTACGCGGCTTGGCTGGCTAGCTGCCGCAGTTGTATTCGTGATCATGATGATGCTTGCAAAGACGCTCACCACATGA
- a CDS encoding DUF2788 domain-containing protein: MDNQALIEFFDNATPYFVAGLILFMVAIVFSLARESKGGRMAYIVLTIALLVGTSGWIAKTVIQYFMER; this comes from the coding sequence ATGGACAACCAAGCCCTAATTGAATTTTTTGATAACGCCACCCCCTATTTCGTTGCCGGCCTGATTCTATTCATGGTGGCCATCGTGTTTTCACTGGCCCGAGAATCCAAGGGCGGACGCATGGCCTACATTGTGCTGACCATCGCTCTTTTGGTGGGCACAAGTGGCTGGATCGCCAAGACCGTCATTCAGTACTTCATGGAACGCTAA
- a CDS encoding enoyl-CoA hydratase/isomerase family protein: MSINPPELLVKQDNGIWWITLNRPEKMNALSASLVDALIDTISQANAQQANLLVFQGAGKTLSAGFDMSDLDTQSEGDLVLRFIRIELLLQAIADTCAHTVALAHGRVFGAAADLFAVCRQRIATPDASFRMPGLKFGLVLGSRRFANIVGIERARPLLEETKSFSAQQALDMGFAHQLAHESDWPEIVAAAAARATHLDRHARAGLDHALQSQHHDQDLAHLVRSAARPGLKARLREYLQSGR; this comes from the coding sequence ATGTCGATCAACCCACCTGAACTCTTGGTCAAACAAGACAACGGCATTTGGTGGATCACGCTGAACCGGCCAGAGAAAATGAATGCCCTGTCGGCCTCTTTGGTCGACGCGCTAATCGACACCATTTCACAAGCGAATGCTCAGCAAGCTAACCTGTTGGTGTTTCAAGGGGCGGGCAAGACCCTAAGTGCTGGGTTTGATATGTCTGACTTAGACACCCAGTCCGAGGGCGATCTGGTCCTTCGATTTATTCGCATTGAGCTTTTGCTTCAGGCGATTGCCGATACTTGCGCGCACACCGTGGCCCTTGCCCACGGCAGAGTCTTTGGTGCTGCTGCCGATCTGTTTGCAGTGTGCCGGCAACGCATCGCCACACCAGATGCCAGTTTTCGCATGCCAGGACTTAAGTTTGGTCTGGTCTTGGGCAGCCGCCGGTTCGCAAACATTGTGGGCATTGAGCGGGCGCGGCCACTGTTAGAAGAAACGAAATCGTTTAGCGCCCAACAGGCCCTGGACATGGGCTTTGCGCATCAGCTTGCACATGAGAGCGATTGGCCAGAGATTGTTGCTGCAGCTGCAGCTCGGGCAACCCATCTCGACCGTCATGCTCGGGCAGGCCTGGACCATGCACTCCAGTCTCAACATCACGACCAAGACCTGGCCCATCTGGTGCGATCCGCAGCCCGCCCAGGCCTCAAAGCGCGACTTCGCGAATATTTACAGTCTGGTCGTTAA
- a CDS encoding succinate dehydrogenase/fumarate reductase iron-sulfur subunit, whose product MSDKPMPSTIEIDVLRYRPEDDSEPFWQRYSVPFSEDMSVLQGLQHIKDDIDGTLSFRWSCRQAICGSCGMMVNGNPKLSCQTFLRDLLPGPVKIEALAHMPIERDLIVSVEPFVKKLERVSPYIIPKTPRALAQGEHLQTPAELDAFAQFSGCINCMLCYAACPQYGLNPDFLGPGVLALMHRYNADSRDGGTRQRMEAISTEDGVWSCTAVGYCSEVCPKHVDPANAVNQNKVNSAKDYFLRFFAPKAKPDTTPT is encoded by the coding sequence ATGTCGGATAAGCCCATGCCAAGCACCATCGAGATCGATGTTCTTCGTTACCGGCCCGAAGATGACAGCGAACCGTTTTGGCAGCGCTACAGCGTGCCGTTTTCAGAAGACATGTCGGTCTTGCAGGGGCTGCAGCACATCAAAGACGACATCGACGGCACTCTGAGTTTTCGCTGGTCATGCCGGCAGGCCATCTGCGGTAGCTGCGGCATGATGGTCAACGGCAACCCCAAGCTGTCGTGCCAGACCTTCTTGCGTGATCTGCTTCCGGGCCCCGTGAAAATCGAGGCGCTGGCCCACATGCCGATCGAGCGGGATTTGATTGTGAGTGTCGAGCCCTTTGTGAAAAAGCTTGAGCGTGTTTCGCCTTACATCATCCCCAAAACACCGCGTGCCCTTGCGCAAGGCGAGCATCTGCAAACACCCGCCGAGCTTGATGCCTTTGCGCAATTCTCTGGCTGTATTAACTGCATGCTCTGCTATGCCGCCTGCCCCCAATACGGTCTGAACCCAGATTTCTTGGGCCCTGGTGTGCTGGCGCTCATGCATCGCTACAACGCCGACTCACGTGACGGTGGCACACGGCAACGCATGGAAGCCATCAGCACGGAAGATGGCGTGTGGAGTTGCACGGCTGTGGGCTACTGCTCCGAGGTCTGCCCCAAGCATGTGGACCCAGCCAACGCCGTGAACCAAAACAAGGTGAACAGCGCGAAAGATTACTTCCTGCGGTTTTTCGCACCCAAAGCCAAACCGGACACCACACCAACATGA